Proteins co-encoded in one Oncorhynchus keta strain PuntledgeMale-10-30-2019 chromosome 36, Oket_V2, whole genome shotgun sequence genomic window:
- the LOC118369878 gene encoding leucine zipper putative tumor suppressor 2 homolog, protein MALVQTLPVSVTDHPKPPTSLHFVTLSPVVGGPCGPFVPRATMGSVSSLISGRTHQEQRHCRAAREFSTKPRRNTPTTNCFKLQGDSNTLPSGSSLEQLLIINNQTQLQPTKLQPPPLPTKKQPRAGKSAGAAGCVAGGGGGSGGNGNYGFVREEVNDNHVVTVGSPCSDSEEQRNNRGLNGNISGPPPKLIPVSGKLEKNMEKILIRPTAFKPVVPKNRHSVQYLSPRPGGNLSESQGSLNLLLPLSINGNNGNTVVNNVNTVFNNVVNGTGSYGNVVPLVGSSSSSDSKRNSYSGGRNARNSHSCSMSDSGRNSLSSLPTHSSNGYSLANSEASGSGSGSGGSRVGPDPGRTTTTNGGSGINGGHAHSTSHGHSNSDSGRSSSSKSTGSLSGRGQPLSDSGSCGRSPPTLEGYEGVVRELEEKLRERDLELQQLRENLDENEAAICQVYEEKQLRCERELEELRQSCSSEMKQASQKAQRVQQALQLQVFQLQQEKKKLQEDFSSLLQDREELERRCASIQREQTQLGPRLEETKWEVCQKSGEISLLKQQLKESQSELSQKGGELVVLKSQLREVRSDLQNCQATTQEAGSALRTRSLELEVCENELQRRKSEAELLREKVGRMEEELAHLRDALANQGGGYIPGGQAPATKGQCMSLPLPQGRGGVRGGRGGLCPSVGYREVEEGRLGWGGESDETKAQRQSAEAVLGLRQQVERLRAELMYERRSSEEQLGGFEEERKVWQEEKEKVIRYQKQLQQNYIQMYRRNRDLERVMRELSLELENRDVEDYDVHSGSNDIHFEEIAATEI, encoded by the exons ATGGCTCTGGTTCAGACCCTGCCTGTGTCTGTGACTGACCACCCCAAGCCTCCCACAAGCCTCCATTTCGTCACCCTCTCCCCTGTCGTCGGAGGGCCCTGTGGCCCCTTTGTCCCCAGAGCCACCATGGGTTCCGTCAGCAGCCTCATCTCTGGCCGGACCCATCAGGAGCAGCGACACTGCCGGGCTGCCAGAGAGTTCAG caCTAAGCCACGCCGTAACACCCCAACTACCAATTGTTTCAAGCTCCAGGGTGATAGCAACACCCTGCCCAGCGGGAGCTCCCTGGAACAACTACTGATCATCAACAACCAGACCCAGCTCCAGCCCACCAAGCTCCAGCCGCCGCCACTGCCCACCAAGAAGCAGCCTCGGGCGGGTAAATCTGCTGGGGCGGCTGGGTGTGTggctggaggtggtggtggtagtggagggAATGGGAACTATGGGTTTGTGAGGGAGGAGGTGAATGATAACCATGTGGTGACGGTGGGGAGTCCGTGTAGCGACTCGGAGGAGCAGAGGAATAACCGAGGTCTCAACGGGAATATCAGCGGGCCGCCGCCCAAACTCATCCCTGTGTCGGGAAAACTGGAGAAG AACATGGAGAAGATTCTGATCCGTCCCACCGCGTTCAAACCGGTGGTCCCGAAGAACCGCCACTCAGTGCAATACCTCTCCCCGAGACCAGGGGGCAACCTCTCTGAGAGCCAAGGCAGCCTCAACCTCCTCTTGCCCCTGTCGATCAATGGGAATAATGGAAATACAGTGGTCAATAACGTGAATACCGTGTTCAATAACGTGGTCAATGGCACTGGGAGCTACGGGAACGTTGTACCTCTGGTCGGCTCGTCTTCTTCCTCAGATAGCAAGAGGAACTCATACAGCGGAGGACGCAATGCTCGCAACAGCCATTCCTGCTCCATGTCAGACTCTGGCCGTAACTCCCTGTCCAGCCTGCCCACCCACAGCAGCAATGGCTACAGCCTGGCCAATAGCGAGGCCTCCGGGTCTGGTTCAGGGTCTGGGGGGTCCAGGGTGGGCCCGGATCCTGGGAGAACCACCACCACAAACGGAGGGTCGGGGATCAACGGAGGTCACGCCCACTCTACCTCCCACGGTCACTCAAACTCGGACAGCGGGCGGTCATCGTCCAGTAAGAGCACGGGGTCGCTGAGTGGGCGAGGCCAGCCCCTGTCGGACAGCGGGTCATGTGGGCGCTCGCCCCCGACCCTGGAGGGTTACGAGGGGGTGGTGAGGGAGCTGGAGGAGAagttgagggagagagacctggagCTGCAGCAACTCAGAGAGAACCTGGACGAGAATGAGGCCGCCATCTGTCAG gtatACGAGGAGAAGCAGCTTCGCTGTGAGAGAGAGCTGGAAGAGCTGAGACAGAGCTGTTCCTCTGAGATGAAACAGGCTTCACAGAAGGCCCAGAGAGTACAACAGGCCTTACAGCTACAG GTGTTCCAACTGCAGCAGGAGAAGAAGAAGCTCCAGGAGGacttctcctctctgctgcagGACAGGGAAGAGTTGGAGAGGAGGTGTGCCTCTATACAGAGAGAGCAGACCCAGCTGGGACCACGCCTAGAAGAGACCAAGTGGGAG gtgtGTCAGAAATCAGGTGAGATCTCCCTTTTGAAACAGCAACTGAAGGAGAGCCAGTCAGAGCTGAGCCAGAAGGGCGGGGAGCTGGTGGTCCTGAAGTCCCAGTTGAGAGAGGTCAGGTCCGATCTCCAGAACTGCCAGGCTACGACCCAAGAGGCTGGGTCAGCCCTACGAACACGCTCCCTGGAGCTGGAGGTCTGCGAGAATGAGCTCCAGCGCAGGAAGAGCGAAGCCGAGCTGCTCCGCGAGAAAGTCGGACGCATGGAGGAAGAGTTGGCGCACCTCCGAGATGCACTGGCCAATCAGGGAGGAGGTTATATTCCTGGAGGCCAGGCACCAGCCACTAAGGGCCAATGTATGAGCCTGCCCCTCCCCCAGGGGCGTGGGGGTGTGAGGGGTGGAAGGGGGGGCCTCTGCCCCTCTGTGGGGTAccgagaggtggaggaggggaggctgGGTTGGGGAGGGGAGAGTGATGAGACCAAGGCTCAGAGGCAGAGTGCTGAAGCTGTGCTGGGACTCAGGCAACAG GTGGAGAGGCTGAGGGCAGAGCTGATGTACGAGaggaggagcagtgaggagcagcTGGGAGGatttgaggaggagaggaaggtctgGCAGGAGGAAAAGGAAAAGGTGATCCGCTACCAGAAACAGCTGCAGCAGAACTACATCCAGATGTACAGGAGGAACAGAGATCTAGAGAGGGTGATGAGAGAGCTCAGTCTAGAGCTGGAGAACAGAGATGTAGAGGACTACGACGTCCACAGCGGCAGCAACGACATTCACTTCGAGGAGATCGCCGCTACTGAGATTTAG